A region from the Lolium perenne isolate Kyuss_39 chromosome 4, Kyuss_2.0, whole genome shotgun sequence genome encodes:
- the LOC127295743 gene encoding senescence associated gene 20-like: MMRLLTGADTNAQFTFAPRSVDAFGSTVIAEGGADAGGQLYWVHAWTVGPDGVITQLREYFNTDLTVTRLSAAAAAASKNPSTIVSPSHASSSSSTSTSSAPSSPAPTPKWPKCLWQSRRADRARKSLPGLVLAI, from the coding sequence ATGATGCGCCTCCTCACCGGCGCCGACACCAACGCCCAGTTCACCTTCGCCCCGCGCTCCGTCGACGCCTTCGGCTCCACCGTCATCGCCGAGGGAGGCGCCGACGCTGGCGGACAGCTCTACTGGGTGCACGCCTGGACCGTCGGACCCGATGGGGTGATCACGCAGCTCAGGGAGTACTTCAACACCGACCTCACCGTCACCcgcctctccgccgccgccgccgccgccagcaagAACCCCAGCACAATCGTCTCTCCTAGccacgcctcctcctcgtcgtctacTTCCACCTCTTCAGCGCCCTCCTCGCCGGCGCCCACGCCCAAGTGGCCCAAGTGCCTGTGGCAGAGCCGCCGCGCTGACCGCGCGCGCAAGTCGCTGCCGGGCCTCGTCCTCGCCATCTAA
- the LOC127295746 gene encoding proteinaceous RNase P 1, chloroplastic/mitochondrial: MRLAAAAAALRSTAAALLTRSRSRSRPHPLPSSLRRSSLPLARRRRHSYSSTSTALDDPPATTAPPNVPPSPALPPPAEQGGGRKAVRRRMHNSPEGLLMHKLDICSRDADLPTALALYDAALHPATAIPLSLNHYNRLLYLCSTAAAAESADAARRGFEIFARMEAQGVEPNEATLTSVARLAAARRDPATAFSLVRRVAAAGTPPRLRTYGPALFAYCDAGDADGAGQVEAHMDAAGVVPEETELAALLRVNANKGKAGEVYRVLHRTRSLVRQVCETTAEVVEAWFRSDAAAAAGVEKWDAGKVREGVVKGGGGWHGQGWLGKGQWDVGRSEMDKNGKCQRCGEKLVCIDIDPSEAETFAKLLTKLACKREEARKNFPRFQKWLRRHGPFDAVIDAANVGLYNNKTFNFSQVNSVVNGIQRITKSKKLPLIVLHSSRVNGGPAKLPQNQKLLEGWRNAGALYPTPPGSNDDWYWLYAAVSCRSLLVTNDEMRDHLFQLLGTSFFPRWKEKHQVRLTYSGRGPTFHLPPPYSIVTQESETGSWHVPTTTGDDIENPRQWVCATRKSSVVCATTKTSEESSARPKARLSEMGW, from the exons ATGCGGctcgctgcggcggcggcggccctccgCTCCACGGCGGCGGCCCTCCTCACCCGCTCCCGCTCCCGCTCCCGCCCACACCCTCTCCCCTCCTCTCTGCGCCGGTCCTCCCTCCCCttagcccgccgccgccgccactcctacTCTTCCACCTCCACCGCGCTCGACGACCCTCCGGCGACGACTGCGCCTCCCAATGTTCCACCCTCCCCCGCTCTACCACCGCCTGCAGAACAGGGTGGCGGAAGAAAGGCCGTCCGCCGGCGCATGCACAATTCCCCCGAGGGCCTCCTCATGCACAAGCTCGACATCTGCTCCCGCGACGCCGACCTCCCCACCGCGCTCGCCCTCTACGACGCGGCGCTCCACCCGGCCACCGCCATCCCGCTCTCCCTCAACCACTACAACCGCCTCCTCTACCTCTGCTCCACCGCCGCAGCCGCCGAGTCCGCCGACGCCGCCCGCCGCGGCTTCGAGATCTTCGCCAGGATGGAGGCCCAGGGCGTGGAGCCCAACGAGGCCACCCTCACCAGCGTCGCACGCCTCGCCGCCGCGCGCCGGGACCCCGCCACGGCGTTCTCCCTCGTCCGCCGCGTGGCCGCCGCCGGCACCCCGCCGCGCCTCCGCACCTACGGCCCCGCCCTCTTCGCCTACTGCGACGCGGGGGATGCCGACGGGGCCGGCCAGGTCGAGGCCCACATGGACGCCGCGGGGGTGGTGCCCGAGGAGACCGAGCTTGCCGCGCTGCTCCGCGTCAATGCCAACAAGGGGAAGGCCGGCGAGGTGTACAGGGTGCTGCACAGGACGCGCTCACTCGTCAGGCAGGTGTGCGAGACGACCGCCGAGGTTGTCGAGGCATGGTTCCGGTCGGACGCTGCTGCGGCGGCGGGAGTGGAGAAGTGGGACGCCGGAAAGGTCAGGGAAGGGGTGGTGAAGGGCGGTGGCGGCTGGCATGGCCAGGGCTGGCTTGGTAAGGGACAATGGGACGTCGGGCGGAGCGAGATGGACAAGAATGGTAAATGCCAGCGTTGCGGGGAGAAGCTTGTGTGCATAGACATCGATCCTTCTGAGGCTGAGACCTTCGCCAAGTTGCTCACCAAACTCGCATGCAAGCGGGAGGAGGCCAGGAAGAATTTCCCACGGTTTCAG AAATGGCTCCGTCGCCATGGACCATTCGATGCTGTTATCGATGCTGCTAATGTTGGCCTTTACAATAACAAAACATTCAATTTTTCTCAG GTGAACTCTGTTGTAAATGGCATACAGAGAATAACTAAATCAAAGAAATTGCCACTGATTGTTTTGCATAGTAGCCGAGTTAATGGTGGTCCTGCAAAACTTCCACAAAATCAGAAGCTCTTAGAGGGTTGGCGAAATGCTGGAGCATTATATCCTACTCCTCCTGGTTCCAATGATGATTG GTATTGGCTGTATGCAGCAGTTAGTTGCCGTTCGCTGCTTGTTACAAATGATGAGATGCGGGACCACCTGTTTCAACTTCTTGGCACTAGTTTTTTCCCCAGATGGAAAGAAAAGCACCAG GTCCGGCTAACATACTCAGGGCGTGGTCCTActtttcacttgccgcctccttatTCCATTGTTACTCAG GAATCTGAAACTGGAAGCTGGCATGTACCGACGACAACCGGTGATGACATTGAGAATCCACGGCAGTGGGTTTGTGCCACTAGGAAATCTTCAGTGGTTTGTGCAACTACGAAAACTTCGGAGGAATCATCTGCTCGGCCGAAAGCGAGGTTAAGCGAGATGGGCTGGTAG